A single region of the Solwaraspora sp. WMMD791 genome encodes:
- a CDS encoding SitI3 family protein, which translates to MADEYWLYSAAAVTREQVLALLAAAFDAEHTDFGLGRGESLAVTAWVVDDPEEVESGQDAGIAEPKVGALFRLRSVDTVETADRETREIIDAVLALLLAYPADAVLQLDTETVLRRTDGQVVLNSDWPGWAQIPALAAVVADHPARPLD; encoded by the coding sequence GTGGCGGACGAATACTGGCTGTACAGTGCGGCCGCGGTGACCCGCGAACAGGTGCTCGCCCTGCTGGCGGCAGCGTTCGACGCCGAGCACACCGACTTCGGGCTGGGGCGCGGTGAATCCCTCGCGGTGACCGCCTGGGTCGTCGATGACCCGGAGGAGGTCGAATCAGGGCAGGACGCCGGCATCGCCGAGCCGAAGGTCGGGGCGTTGTTCCGGCTCCGCTCGGTCGACACCGTCGAGACCGCCGACCGGGAGACCCGCGAGATCATCGACGCCGTGCTCGCTCTGCTCCTGGCGTACCCGGCGGACGCCGTACTGCAGTTGGACACCGAGACCGTCCTGCGCCGCACCGACGGGCAGGTCGTACTCAACAGCGACTGGCCGGGGTGGGCCCAGATTCCCGCGCTGGCCGCCGTCGTGGCCGACCACCCGGCCCGACCCCTGGACTGA
- a CDS encoding TIGR03557 family F420-dependent LLM class oxidoreductase, with amino-acid sequence MQIGYKLATEAFGPAELIAQAVRAEQAGFDFVEMSDHFHPWLDSQGHSPFTWSVLGAIAARTDRIGLATGVTCPSLRYHPAIVAQAAATMALLSDGRFTLGVGAGERLNEHVTGQPFPSVQGRHERLREALEIIRLLWSGGYHSYQGRHLQLDDARVFDLPETLPVIAVAASGAASARLAAELGDGLFATEPKGSIVEQFQQAGGTGPRYAEVPMAWAVDDDQAIKAAWESSRWALTGWKVMSELPNPVNFEAASAMVDAGDIAEHFSVGPDPAVHLEAVRPYVDAGFDHIVLQNAGPDPDGFMDFFERELAGRLRGLDNGR; translated from the coding sequence ATGCAGATCGGGTACAAACTGGCCACCGAGGCCTTCGGGCCGGCCGAGCTGATCGCCCAGGCGGTCCGGGCCGAACAGGCCGGCTTCGACTTCGTCGAGATGAGCGACCATTTCCACCCGTGGCTGGACTCCCAGGGCCACTCACCGTTCACCTGGAGCGTGCTCGGCGCGATCGCCGCCCGTACCGACCGGATCGGCCTGGCCACCGGGGTGACCTGCCCGAGCCTGCGCTACCACCCGGCGATCGTCGCGCAGGCCGCAGCAACCATGGCGTTGCTGTCCGACGGTCGGTTCACCCTCGGCGTCGGGGCCGGTGAACGGCTCAACGAGCATGTCACCGGTCAGCCGTTCCCCAGCGTGCAGGGACGGCACGAACGACTCCGGGAGGCGTTGGAGATCATCCGGTTGCTCTGGTCCGGCGGCTACCACTCGTACCAGGGCAGACACCTGCAGCTCGACGACGCCCGGGTGTTCGACCTGCCGGAGACGTTGCCGGTGATCGCGGTCGCCGCCAGCGGGGCGGCCTCGGCGCGGCTGGCCGCCGAACTCGGCGACGGGCTGTTCGCCACCGAGCCGAAGGGGTCGATCGTCGAGCAGTTCCAGCAGGCCGGCGGCACCGGGCCACGGTACGCCGAGGTGCCGATGGCCTGGGCGGTCGACGACGACCAGGCCATCAAGGCAGCCTGGGAGTCCAGCCGGTGGGCACTGACCGGCTGGAAGGTGATGAGCGAGCTGCCCAACCCGGTCAACTTCGAGGCGGCCTCGGCGATGGTCGACGCCGGCGACATCGCCGAGCACTTCAGCGTGGGGCCGGACCCGGCGGTGCACCTCGAAGCGGTCAGACCGTACGTCGACGCCGGTTTCGACCACATCGTGTTGCAG
- a CDS encoding beta-ketoacyl synthase N-terminal-like domain-containing protein, with translation MNDDEARSRLGRRRAVVTGVGVVAPTGLGADAHWKATLAGQVRTGRISLFDPQPYPVTLAGEVADFDALQWTDNRRAVQTDRWTHLGFAGARLALADAGLPETAEDPDRYAVALASSSGGNLFGQRELQRLWSRPGRTVGAYQSIAWFYAASVGQLSIAHQFKGACGVLVAEAAGGLDSLAHAARTIRRGADVVLAGATECALSPYALACQLRGGLLSTGTDPETAYLPFDVDAAGYLPGEGGAVLVVEELGHALARGAPVIYGEVAGWGASHDARHTDRHSGGDVGQYARAIWRALESAGVAPADVDVCLPDALGVPRFDRAEAQALRAVFGPQGPPVTTLKPLTGRAHQGSAALDVATALLALRHRLLPPTAAPRRTAAGCDLDFVRTARECPGRTALVAARGFDGFNSALVLRREPDWE, from the coding sequence GTGAACGACGACGAGGCACGGTCGCGGCTGGGCCGGCGACGGGCGGTGGTCACCGGCGTCGGGGTGGTGGCGCCGACCGGGCTGGGCGCCGACGCGCACTGGAAGGCGACCTTGGCCGGTCAGGTGCGTACCGGGCGGATCAGCCTGTTCGACCCGCAGCCGTACCCGGTCACCCTGGCCGGCGAGGTCGCCGACTTCGACGCGCTGCAGTGGACGGACAACCGGCGGGCGGTGCAGACCGACCGGTGGACCCACCTCGGTTTCGCCGGCGCGCGGCTCGCCCTGGCCGATGCCGGGTTGCCGGAGACGGCCGAGGATCCCGACCGGTACGCGGTGGCGCTGGCCAGCTCCTCGGGGGGCAACCTGTTCGGGCAGCGGGAGCTGCAGCGGCTGTGGAGCCGGCCGGGACGCACCGTCGGGGCGTACCAGTCGATCGCCTGGTTCTACGCGGCCAGCGTCGGCCAGCTCTCCATCGCCCACCAGTTCAAGGGCGCCTGCGGGGTACTGGTCGCCGAGGCGGCCGGCGGCCTGGACAGTCTGGCGCACGCCGCCCGGACCATCCGGCGCGGTGCCGACGTGGTGCTGGCCGGCGCCACCGAGTGCGCGCTGAGCCCGTACGCCCTGGCCTGTCAGCTGCGCGGCGGGCTGCTCAGCACCGGCACCGACCCGGAGACGGCCTACCTGCCGTTCGACGTCGACGCCGCCGGTTACCTGCCGGGCGAAGGCGGCGCGGTGCTGGTCGTCGAGGAGCTGGGGCACGCACTGGCCCGGGGCGCGCCGGTGATCTACGGCGAGGTCGCCGGCTGGGGTGCCAGCCACGACGCCCGGCACACCGACCGGCACAGCGGCGGTGACGTCGGCCAGTACGCGCGCGCCATCTGGCGGGCGCTGGAGAGCGCCGGGGTGGCACCCGCCGACGTCGACGTCTGCCTGCCGGACGCGCTCGGCGTACCGCGTTTCGACCGGGCCGAGGCGCAGGCGCTGCGGGCGGTCTTCGGCCCGCAGGGGCCACCGGTGACGACGCTGAAGCCGCTGACCGGGCGGGCGCATCAGGGCAGCGCCGCGCTGGACGTGGCGACCGCGCTGCTGGCGCTGCGGCACCGACTGCTGCCGCCGACGGCCGCGCCGCGCCGGACGGCCGCCGGCTGCGACCTCGACTTCGTCCGTACGGCGCGGGAGTGCCCGGGGCGGACCGCGCTGGTCGCGGCCCGGGGATTCGACGGCTTCAACAGTGCCCTGGTGCTGCGCCGCGAGCCGGACTGGGAATGA